In Verrucomicrobiota bacterium, the following are encoded in one genomic region:
- the hrpB gene encoding ATP-dependent helicase HrpB → MADRLPIYDIESDILSALKATKRLVLQAPTGSGKSTQVPQMLLKHGLLGDGQVVILQPRRLAARLLAHRVAFEMGVQAGREVGYQVRFENFTSDVTRIKFETEGILLRRLLNDPKLQGVQALIFDEFHERHLYGDITLARALELQETLRPDLLILVMSATLDAGALEDFMWPCTMLASQGRVFPVHVEYLPHRLGENAPPPWELAADAFIAHVRSGGSGDVLVFMPGGYEISQTLEALRNSAESRGYILLPLHGELPPRDQDAAVARYDQPKVVVATNVAETSVTIDGVKLVIDSGLARLARYDANRGINTLLIEKISQSSSDQRAGRAGRTSPGKCVRLWSRPEHDERAPHELPEIKRLDLAEIVLTLKAAGVGDLRKFRWLEKPDEIALAHAEELLTDLGALGHDGHISELGRRMLAFPVHPRYSRMLLAAQDHGCVHQACLVAALTQGRDLLQRNVGKDVRDYREDLLGEKASSDFWILMRAWTYAVKHNFRPEPCRRLGIHMVTARQVGPLLDQFLRIAKDEGLDTAPRDVPDDALQKCILIGFSDRVARRVDQGTLRCELVHGRRGVLARESCVTHTALFVAAEVREIEGRDDEVRTLLSLATAVEEPWLREVFPGDFEATQHVAYDSRERRVQAAEIVKFRGLALSARRLGTPPPEAAARLLAAEVVAGRVQLERWDHSVEQWLQRLQLLCTHCPELNLPPISDENRQAIIEQICLGATSARDLRDKEVKPAVVSWLSDAQRQSLDKHAPERLTLANGRTPKVTYAPGVAPYVSMRIQDLYDVNQTPRIALGRVAVLVHILSPGNKPVQVTQDLASFWSSHYPRLKSELQRKYPKHEWR, encoded by the coding sequence ATGGCCGACCGCCTTCCCATCTACGACATCGAGTCCGACATTCTCTCGGCGCTCAAGGCGACCAAGCGCCTCGTGTTGCAGGCTCCCACCGGCTCGGGAAAGTCCACGCAAGTCCCGCAGATGCTCCTCAAGCACGGCCTGCTCGGCGACGGCCAGGTTGTGATCCTGCAACCGCGCCGGCTCGCGGCCCGCCTGCTCGCGCATCGCGTCGCATTCGAGATGGGTGTGCAAGCCGGCCGGGAAGTGGGCTATCAGGTCCGGTTCGAGAACTTCACCAGTGACGTCACGCGGATCAAGTTCGAGACGGAAGGCATTCTTCTGCGCCGGCTTCTCAACGACCCGAAGCTGCAGGGCGTGCAGGCGCTGATCTTCGACGAGTTTCACGAGCGGCACCTCTACGGGGACATCACGCTCGCCCGCGCTCTCGAACTTCAGGAAACGCTGCGCCCCGACCTGCTCATCCTCGTGATGTCGGCGACGCTCGACGCCGGGGCGCTCGAGGACTTTATGTGGCCGTGCACGATGCTTGCATCGCAGGGCCGCGTTTTCCCCGTGCACGTCGAGTATCTGCCGCACAGGCTCGGTGAGAACGCCCCGCCGCCGTGGGAACTTGCCGCGGACGCTTTCATCGCGCACGTGCGCTCCGGCGGGAGCGGCGACGTGCTTGTGTTCATGCCCGGCGGCTACGAAATCAGCCAGACCCTCGAAGCTCTCCGCAACTCGGCCGAATCACGCGGTTACATCCTGCTCCCGCTTCACGGCGAACTGCCTCCACGCGACCAGGACGCTGCCGTCGCGCGCTACGACCAGCCGAAAGTCGTCGTGGCCACCAACGTCGCCGAGACGTCCGTGACGATTGACGGCGTGAAACTTGTCATCGACAGCGGGCTCGCCCGCCTCGCGCGCTATGACGCCAACCGCGGCATCAACACGCTGCTCATCGAGAAGATTTCCCAATCAAGCTCCGACCAGCGCGCCGGCCGCGCGGGACGCACCTCGCCGGGCAAATGCGTCCGCCTGTGGTCGCGTCCGGAGCACGACGAACGCGCCCCGCACGAGCTCCCCGAGATCAAGCGGCTCGATCTCGCGGAGATCGTCCTCACGCTCAAAGCGGCGGGCGTCGGGGACCTGCGGAAGTTTCGCTGGCTCGAGAAGCCCGATGAAATCGCACTCGCCCACGCGGAGGAACTGCTCACCGACCTCGGTGCGCTCGGCCATGACGGACACATCTCCGAACTCGGCCGCCGCATGCTCGCGTTCCCGGTTCACCCGCGCTACTCGCGCATGTTGCTCGCCGCGCAGGACCATGGATGTGTCCACCAAGCCTGTCTGGTCGCGGCACTCACCCAGGGGCGCGACCTGCTCCAGCGCAACGTGGGCAAGGACGTGCGCGACTATCGGGAAGACCTGCTCGGCGAGAAGGCGTCCTCGGATTTCTGGATCCTGATGCGCGCGTGGACCTACGCGGTGAAGCACAACTTCCGGCCCGAACCGTGCCGCCGGCTCGGCATCCACATGGTGACGGCCCGGCAGGTCGGCCCGCTGCTCGATCAGTTTCTGCGCATCGCGAAGGACGAGGGACTCGATACCGCCCCGCGCGACGTGCCGGACGACGCGCTGCAGAAGTGCATTCTCATCGGCTTCAGCGATCGTGTGGCGCGCCGTGTGGACCAGGGCACCCTGCGCTGCGAGCTGGTTCACGGACGGCGGGGCGTGCTCGCCCGTGAGAGTTGCGTGACCCACACGGCGCTTTTCGTGGCCGCCGAAGTCCGCGAAATCGAGGGACGGGATGACGAGGTGCGGACGCTGCTCTCGCTCGCGACGGCGGTCGAGGAGCCATGGCTTCGCGAGGTGTTCCCCGGCGACTTCGAGGCCACGCAGCACGTGGCATACGATTCGCGGGAGCGCCGTGTGCAGGCCGCCGAGATTGTCAAATTCCGAGGCCTCGCGTTGTCCGCCAGACGGCTCGGCACCCCGCCTCCGGAGGCGGCGGCCCGGCTTCTTGCCGCCGAGGTCGTCGCCGGGCGCGTGCAGCTCGAACGGTGGGATCACTCGGTCGAACAGTGGCTCCAGCGACTGCAGCTTCTTTGCACTCACTGTCCCGAACTCAACCTGCCGCCAATCAGTGACGAGAACCGGCAGGCGATCATCGAGCAGATTTGCCTTGGTGCGACCAGCGCGCGCGACCTGCGCGACAAGGAGGTGAAGCCCGCGGTTGTCTCGTGGCTCTCCGACGCGCAACGCCAGTCGCTCGACAAGCACGCGCCCGAACGCCTCACGCTTGCAAACGGCCGCACGCCGAAGGTGACCTACGCACCGGGCGTCGCGCCCTACGTCTCGATGCGAATCCAGGATCTCTACGATGTGAATCAGACGCCGCGCATCGCCCTGGGGCGCGTGGCCGTCCTTGTGCACATCCTTTCGCCCGGCAACAAGCCCGTGCAGGTCACCCAGGACCTCGCGAGTTTCTGGAGTTCCCACTACCCGCGGTTGAAGTCGGAACTTCAACGCAAGTATCCCAAGCACGAATGGCGTTGA
- the infA gene encoding translation initiation factor IF-1 — protein MSAHLPTKEEHIEVEGSIQSVLPGTMFRVELTNKHLVLATICGKMRKRWVRLTVGDRVKMEMSPYDLSKGRITWRLR, from the coding sequence ATGAGCGCACACTTGCCCACGAAGGAAGAGCACATTGAAGTCGAAGGCAGCATCCAATCGGTGCTCCCCGGCACCATGTTCCGCGTCGAACTGACCAACAAACATCTCGTCCTCGCCACCATCTGCGGCAAGATGCGCAAGCGCTGGGTCCGCCTCACGGTCGGCGACCGCGTGAAGATGGAGATGTCGCCTTACGACTTGAGCAAGGGCCGCATCACGTGGCGCCTGCGATAG
- a CDS encoding MFS transporter, producing MSFTLFLRLWFMVFLHYFVWGSWYVTLSTYLNNELKFPGGQIGLAYGTTAIGAMVSPFFAGIIADRFFATQRLLGCLHLAGAALLYYVSTTRSFGAFYPALIAYTITYMAGHGLTNALTLHHSKNPSKEFPLVMFMGSVGWIAAGFALSAFKLEDNAGMFRLASGAALVMGLYSFTLPHTPPKGASAPVSVRTMLGLDALKLMRDRSFCTFILCSFLICIPLSFYFNWMHAFMGELKITNAAMKLTGAQVSDVVFLLLLPFLLRHLGVKGILILGMVAWTVRFGLLTQFDAARDATWMLYIAIAVHGMCYDYIFVMGRMYVDQRATEDIRAATQGFHAFVTLGAGMFVGSWLAGVTAGALTYPAVPDGHAHLWQHIWFVPAAMSGALIVVFAVLFKDSPPASNETKPASP from the coding sequence ATGTCCTTCACGCTCTTCCTGCGCCTTTGGTTCATGGTGTTCCTGCACTACTTCGTGTGGGGCTCGTGGTATGTCACGCTGAGCACCTACCTGAACAACGAACTCAAGTTCCCCGGCGGGCAGATCGGGCTGGCCTACGGGACGACCGCGATCGGCGCGATGGTGTCGCCGTTTTTCGCGGGGATCATCGCCGACCGGTTCTTCGCCACGCAACGGTTGCTCGGCTGCCTGCACCTCGCGGGGGCGGCACTGCTCTATTACGTCTCCACCACGCGGTCATTTGGCGCGTTCTATCCGGCGCTCATCGCCTACACGATCACTTACATGGCGGGGCACGGGCTCACGAACGCGCTGACGCTGCATCATTCGAAGAACCCCTCGAAGGAATTCCCGCTGGTCATGTTCATGGGGAGCGTGGGCTGGATCGCGGCGGGGTTTGCGTTGAGCGCGTTCAAGCTGGAGGACAACGCGGGCATGTTCCGACTGGCGTCGGGAGCGGCGCTGGTGATGGGCCTCTACTCGTTCACGCTGCCGCACACGCCGCCGAAGGGCGCCAGCGCGCCGGTGAGTGTGCGGACGATGCTCGGCCTGGACGCGCTCAAGCTCATGCGCGACCGCTCCTTCTGCACGTTCATCCTGTGCTCGTTCCTGATCTGCATCCCGCTGAGTTTCTACTTCAACTGGATGCACGCATTCATGGGCGAGCTCAAGATCACCAACGCCGCGATGAAGCTCACGGGCGCGCAAGTGTCGGACGTGGTGTTCCTGCTGCTGCTGCCATTTCTGCTGCGGCACCTCGGCGTCAAAGGCATCCTCATCCTCGGCATGGTCGCGTGGACGGTGCGATTCGGCCTGTTGACGCAATTCGACGCCGCGCGCGACGCGACGTGGATGCTCTACATCGCGATCGCCGTGCACGGGATGTGCTACGACTACATCTTCGTGATGGGCCGCATGTATGTGGACCAGCGGGCGACGGAGGATATCCGCGCGGCGACGCAGGGGTTCCACGCGTTCGTCACGCTTGGCGCGGGGATGTTCGTCGGCTCATGGCTCGCCGGCGTCACGGCGGGTGCGTTGACGTATCCCGCTGTTCCCGACGGGCACGCGCACTTGTGGCAGCACATCTGGTTTGTGCCCGCGGCAATGTCGGGCGCGCTGATCGTCGTCTTCGCGGTGCTGTTCAAGGACTCGCCACCGGCTTCGAACGAGACGAAGCCCGCGTCGCCATAG
- a CDS encoding RNA-binding protein produces MSNKLFVGNLSFNTTENDLQDAFAAHGTVTETNLMMDRMTNRPRGFGFVTMASAEEAQKAIAAMNGKELDGRALTVNIARPREERPPGGGGYRGGGGSNRY; encoded by the coding sequence ATGAGTAACAAACTGTTTGTGGGAAATCTTTCCTTCAACACCACTGAAAACGACCTGCAGGACGCGTTCGCCGCGCACGGCACGGTCACGGAAACCAACCTGATGATGGACCGCATGACGAACCGCCCGCGCGGTTTTGGCTTTGTGACCATGGCGTCCGCCGAGGAAGCCCAGAAGGCCATTGCGGCGATGAACGGGAAGGAACTCGACGGCCGCGCCCTGACGGTGAACATCGCCCGTCCGCGCGAGGAGCGTCCCCCCGGCGGTGGTGGCTACCGCGGCGGGGGCGGGTCGAACCGCTACTAG